The genomic segment TGTATGTACCTGTGCAGTGGTACCTGTGGACCTGAAGGAGCGCAGCATGGCTCCTGGGAGCCCGGGCTACCGCCGGCTCCTCAGAGCCCTGAGCTCACACCTCAAACTGCAGACAGACTTCCTGATCTCGCACCATCCAGGTGAGTGGCTGTGCAGGTGATGCAGGTGAGTGGTGTGGCTGTGCAGGTGATGCAGGTGAGTGGTGTGGCTGTGCAGGTGATGCAGATGAGTGGCTGTGCAGGTGATGCAGGTGAGTGGTGTGGCTGTGCAGGTGATGCAGATGAGTGGCTGTGCAGGTGATGCAGGTGAGTGGCTGTGCAGGTGAGTGGCTGTGCAGGTGATGCAGGTGAGTGGTGTGGCTGTGCAGGTGAGTGGCTGTGCAGGTGATGCAGGTGAGTGGTGTGGCTGTACAGGTGAGTGGCTGTGCAGGTGAGTGGCTGTGCAGGTGAGTGGCTGTGCAGGTGACGCAGGTGAGTGGCTGTGCAGGTGACGCAGGTGAGTGGCTGTGCAGGTGATGCAGGTGAGCACCAGCAGCTCTGGTTCCATCCCAGTCCTTTCCTCTCTGTCCTCCAGGGGGCGGGGCCGCTCTGAAGGCCCTCCTCTCGCGCTACGATTGGTCGGAGCGCCGCCCTGAGGTGTGCAGCCGCCGCCTGAGCGACCTGGTCTGCCCCGACCTGCGGTCATGTGAccctcacagcctgctggagtGGCTGGGAGCCGCGGACGCCGACGTCAGCTGGTGAGCCCGGCGCCGGCGCCGCGTCCTGGAGTGTGGAGAGCAGGGCtcattcttcttctgtggtttcagCCAGAACTCGtccagcagcttcctgtctACGCTCACCTGTCCAGAACCGACGACGACCCTGGCGGCGGCGCTGAGCGCGTCCGTGAGCGGCCTGCTGCTGCCGCAGGACGTGCAGCGGCTGGTGGAGCAGCTCAGGTCAGCagcagctcacacacacacacacctttaccTGAGCAGCGGTGACCCAGTGACTCACCTGTCCTCCAGGTGTCACCTGCAGCAGGAGCAGACGGCGTCCTGGGCCTCTGTGACGGTCCACGGCTTCGCTGACGGTCCCGTGTCCTGGGGGGACGAGGAGCACGGCGTCCTGACCGGAGGAGAGAACTTCTACAACCTGCTGATGTTCCACGACCACACCTACCGGCTGCACCTGGCCACGGGGCCGCAGGACGGCTGCCCGCCATGACGGCCGCCCGCCATGACGGCCCGCCGTGACGGCTGCCCGCCATGACGGCTGCCCGCCGTGACGGCTGCCCGCCATGACGGCCGCCCGCCATGACGGCCCGCCATGACGGCTGCCCGCCATGACGGCCGCCCGCCATGACGGCCCGCCATGACGGCCGCCATGACGGCTGCCCGCCGTGACGGCCGCCCGCCATGACGGCCCGCCATGACGGCCGCCATGACGGCTGCCCGCCGTGACGGCCGCCCGCCGTGACGGCCCGCCATGACGGCCCGCCATGACGGCCGCCCGCCATGACGGCTGCCCGCCATGACGGCCCGCCATGACGGCTGCCCGCCATGACGGCTGCCCGCCATGACGGCCCGCCATGACGGCCGCCATGACGGCTGCCCGCCGTGACGGCCGCCCGCCGTGACGGCCGCAGGACGGCTGCCCGCCAGGACGGCTGCCCGCCATGACGGCCCGCCATGACGGCCCGCCGTGACGGCCGCCCGCCATGACGGCCCGCAGTCTGAGgccaggaccagaacctgcagccGCGGAACCACATGtgggttctctggttctctgagGGGACCGTCACACCGTGTTCCTGCTTGAATAAAGTTGTTCTTGTTCCGCGGACCTAAAGGTTCTGGAGTTCTGGACCGACCAGAATTCACCAGCTGGTTCTGTGGGCTCGGGTCACTGAACAGAACCGGTTCTCCTGTTCCTGGTCTGAATGGACATAAATACGATTAAAGAAAGCTTTGTGACGACGTCTGGTTTCAGTTCCTTCACCCTGCACATCCGGGTCAGAACCACGCTCCTGGTACCGGTCTGGGTTGGACCAGAACACCAAGATGAAAGTAGCGTCTGCAAGGCAGAACAGTGCAGCTAGATTAAGAGTTCCACACTTAAGTTTCCCTCCTTTTTATGCACATTTACATAAAGGCAAACATTCATAATCAGATTTTACTAAATAACTAAAACAGGaaggaggttctggttctggttctggttcttgaTGTAAGGCAAACGTTTCTTCCATCTCTGATGGAATGTCTAGTCTGTGTTCAGAACGTCTTCACTGCAGGCTGTGGGTTCCTTCTGTTCCCTCTGAAGGAACCCTCTACactcttcatttatgcattgtcccacttttatttattaaatgtttatgaCAGGATGAACCAGCAGCTGCATCAGCGTAAAGCAGAACCTCTGCGTGCTTCAAGCAGCGGAGGGGAAATCATGGAGCGTAGCGGCTTCACCATGTTCACACCAGCTGCAGACAGCCTTTCCTCATGAGTTCTTTAATTTCTACCAGATGATCCTCGGTGGGGccgtgacctttgacctttagTGTCTAACCTGCATTAGCTGCAGTGATAGCTGACTGCTACTATCCTCCTTCTCCTCAGCTCCAAACATTTCCACCCACTGAATGTCTGGTTCTAAACCATCAGCTTCTTCATCCTGCCTCCTTCTGTGGGATCAGAGATGTTCTCTGGACCGCAGCAGAACCGGCTCAGCGTAATTCTGTTTATGCATCATTTTATTCCTCACACAGCTCTGACCCAGCAGTGGGTTAGGCTGGAACCCTGGTTCCCTGCTGGGCCTTTTCCAGAACCCTGGTTCCCTGCTGGCCCTGTTCCAGAACCTTGGTTCCCTGCTGGGCCTGTTCCAGAACCCTGGTTCCCTGCTGGCCCTGTTCCAGAACCCTGGTTCCCTGCTGGCCGTGTTCCAGAACCCTGGTTCCCTGCTGGGCCTGTTCCAGAACCCTGGTTCCCTCGTTCTCAGCGCTCAGCAGCGGCTCGCCTTGGTGCCTGTTAGGATCTTATTGACCACTTTCCTTAATGAAGGCGGGTTCTACGGTTCTCAGGCGGGTTCTATGGTTCTCAGTCAGGCGGGTTCTacggttctcaggcgggcgggTTCTACGGTTCTCAGTCGGGCGGGTTCTATGGTTCTCAGTCAGGCGGGTTCTACGGTTCTGTCAGGCGGGTTCTACGGTTCTCAGTCAAAGACGTCAGCGTGTTTACATTCAGTGTTCTCTACTAGAACCACAGCAGCAGTAGGAACGTCTGGATGGTTCTGTGCTGCAGAACTGGCTTTATATGGAAATAATTCTAGAGCTTGATGGCgacctggttctggtccgtctgAGTTTAGAGTCAATAAAGAAACAAACCAAACCGCTCGGCCTCATGGGTTCCTgtcactgccccccccccccccccccccagaaccagaaccagaaccagaaccagtggcGGCTCCTGCCAAAGGTGTCGGGGGGGCAATAGTTGCAGTGACCCATCTAATTTACCGTCAGCGCTTTGTGACTTATAATtaacatttcacacattttaatgtAAAGTCAAATCTTAATCTTATtatcctctcctcttttctatttcgtcttccatttctttttcctcttactgttttttgaattttataaaaaccatctacctgttttttcttcatcccacctttttgccatttttccaaaagtttttctttaatcatacTCTTTCCCTCAGATTTACTTGTTTAATGATAAAATTTATAGGATTTTGAATCGCCCTCTTTGCTAATTTATCTGCCCTCTCATTTCCTTCTACCCCAATATGCGCTGGAACAAATATTAGTTATAACAAATATAACTATTAAACCCatgttttgtattctgaataatgtatgaaatatttctaataaaatgtccatcctactatctgatttattatattttaaatttaataatgcagagcttgaatctgaacaaatgactgtttttaatggttttaagtCTTCTACCCATTGTAAAGCtattgccaacatttctcctgtgtatactgataatCCGTCTCTAATTAATTTTCCCATTCTTATATTGAATTCTGGTACTACAAATGCTATTCCtattttttcagttatttttgatgcatctgtataattttgaatatattgataataattgtttaaatgtaactgtACTGAATAACTATCTACAATGTAagatttatcttgtttcttttccattattGTCATATCTACTGTCACTTCTGTTAAATCCAAGCAGGTATAATTGATATTGGTGTTGTTTGAGTAATTtctaaattattcattttaaattcttttattttattttcaattgtccatccaaaactcctcatttctttcttttcttttttccaacatGGATTTAAAAGTTCCCAAGTTGGATGATCTGAGTTATTACCTTTTAAATTCagccaataatttatttgtagTTTAGTTCTTCTTAAATCTAACGACATTTCTCCTATTTCTACCTCTATTGCTGCTGTAGGCgtggttttaaatgctccagtacatctcacactttttttatatcaaacttTATTCCTACTCGGACATTCTTCTCCTCCCACCTGACAGTAATGCAGATCTACGTCCTGTGTGACGTAAATGCGTTAGTGCAAACCCTCCTGGAGGCATTAGAGAACACATTGCAGAGCCTGCGTACTGAAATAAACGTTCTTAAGGAGAACGTCTATGAGAGATTAATTAATATTTAACCTGAAATCGCCTAAAGAGGCGGGACACAGGAGGAGACGTACTCAACGTAACATTTAATGCAGATTGATTGGTTTAATTTATCTCTCTGTGGAAGTGCGTCGCCCTGGTGAACAAACCGTCTGTCCAGAACCTCTTGGGTCGTCCTGGTAACTGATGACCTGGTCGGTACCGGCCCAGTCACAACGAGCCGTGCTGAAACGCTCGTGGTGAGcagattaatattttattatggtAATAAATGACAGCATGGAGTCTAATAAAGACACTCAGGTGTCCAAAGCTCCGCTATCTGGGAGGTTCTGACCCAGAAGCTTCAAACCCGGCAGGAACAAAACACCCACAGCCCGAGTCATGTGACACCGTTTAATGTGACCCACGCCCCATTTACCCAGAATTCATCACGGATGCTCACCAGCATCCCCTGTATGTGGATCcagacctgggggggggggctgcagaCCTCAGAACCACTGACCCAAAGTAGTCCAGAACCTGAGCTGGTTTACTGTCATTGTGGCTGAGAACAGGAACCGCGGGGAACCAGGGGAGGACTGCGTGGAACCCAGCAGGTGTGTTGGTGTGCCGTCTGATACGGTGAGCCCAGAACCGGGCCGCTGGGCCAGAACTTCCTGCGTTGTGCTGAACCGGAGGAAGCAGAACGAGTCCAGCTTCAGGTCTGGGTTCTAGCAGAACGAGTCCAGCTTCAGGTCTGGGTTCTAGCAGAACGAGTCCAGCTTCAGGTCTGGGTTCTAGCACAGCTCAGTCCTTTTCTGCAGGTACTGCAGGATGGAGTCAGTCCCCTGCAGCGACCCCCATACCCTCTTCAGGGCTTCACACTCGCGCTCATTGGCTTGCTCCAGAGCACTTCGGCTGGTGCTTCTCATCAGGGCTTTGGACTCTTGTAGAACCTGCCAGAAAGAACCGGAACCAACCAAGTTAACTGTGAGTGGAACCTACTGAGGTGTGCTGAGAAAAAGACAGACCTGAGAATCGACTGCCACCAGTTCTTTGACCCGCAGCATCACCTCCTGCGTGAAGGTTCCCGGCCAGAGAACCTGCGACACCAAACCTTTAGAACACGCCTCCTGAGCCGTTAGCTTCCTGCCGCCCAAGAGCAGCTCGTTGGCCTGGAAGGAcaaaatcagttcagttcaatttatATAATACCAATTAACATCCCATCatcatcaaggttctttccaaagtcagcttccatcagatcctccaggttggtgagaaagtttcctctctaaggaaacccagcaggttgcatcaagtctctccaagcagcattcactcctcctgaaagagcgtagagccacagtggacagtcgtctgcattgt from the Fundulus heteroclitus isolate FHET01 unplaced genomic scaffold, MU-UCD_Fhet_4.1 scaffold_56, whole genome shotgun sequence genome contains:
- the rpp40 gene encoding ribonuclease P protein subunit p40, with translation MCADLSRTPRNLLVCERSSFLDEKNRLSFQVEQLRFNYKVSLLLPECGSAPSHLESTLNSFSRFYLVKKLPIYELLDKDFLQNAVYQGSVYGLSFGTRIDEDNCVALMPNGRLVLSLDKDSYEMLGFEGRPSRFNHRTCSRFVVPVDLKERSMAPGSPGYRRLLRALSSHLKLQTDFLISHHPGGGAALKALLSRYDWSERRPEVCSRRLSDLVCPDLRSCDPHSLLEWLGAADADVSCQNSSSSFLSTLTCPEPTTTLAAALSASVSGLLLPQDVQRLVEQLRCHLQQEQTASWASVTVHGFADGPVSWGDEEHGVLTGGENFYNLLMFHDHTYRLHLATGPQDGCPP